The region TTAGATCGATTCATACTGGATAAACCCAAGAACTAGCAAGGCAAGAGGGAAGAATCTAGAAGAAACAATCAGGGAAGATCCACACGTCCGAGGGGGGACGCTCCAAATAGAAGAGAAAGCCAACCACCCCAACAAAGAGAGGGGGAAAGAAACAACCCgagaaaggaggaagaaagaCCTGGTGGGGAAGATGGAAATGAACCCGTTATGGAGAGGATACATGTAATTTCGGGAGGAGAGAACTTGGAAGGAGACTCCTCCTTCTCCAGAAAGGCATATGCGCGCCAGGCGTTACACGTTAATTCGATAGAGAAGATCCAAGAAGACGAGGACCCCCTTCATTTTTGCACCGGAAGACTAGGAAATTGTGTCACTCCCCCCACGATGACCCTTTGGTTATCTATGCTATCATTGCCAACCACCCGATTGAAAGAATACTGGTAGATAGCGGAAGCTCCGTGAACCTCTTGTATTGGAATTGCTTTGAGAAGATGCATGTCGCCCATGATCGACTAAAAACAGTCGCTTACCCCCTGTATAGCTTCACGGGAGAGGCAGTACCGGTGGTCGGATCGATTCAATTTCCCGTTACGCTCGGAGACCACCCCCAAGTGATCACCCGACAGGTGAATTTTATGGTGGTCAGAACTTTCTCCTCAGCCTACAATATGATATTGGGACATTCCCTTATCAACGCTATGAGAGCTGCCATCTCTCCAGGGTAtttgttgatgaaattccccactcCTCATGGGGTCGGACAAGTAAGGGGTAATCAGAAACAAGCCAGAGTATGTTATGTGAGCTCCACGCAGGGTGCaatggaaaaaggaaaagcGTTGACTGAAGAGACCTTGTTGATTGGCGAGCAAACCCTCGAGGCCAACAAACCTCAGCCGGTAGAGCCGCTTGAAGCAATCCCTCTAAATCCTGGCGATGAAGGTCGGCAAGTACGCGTGGGAAGTCAACTAGCGagtcaagagaaaaaagaaattatcaaaTGTTTGCACTCTTATGCAGACATATTCGCCTGGACACCAGCCGACATGCCTGGGATCAGCCCAGACATTATGACCCATCGCCTGAATGTGCGAACAGATGTTTGGCCGGTCAAGCAGAAGAAAAGACACGTCGCCCCAGAAAGACTGAGACATATGGAGGAAGAAGTGGACAAGCTCCTGGAAGTATGATTTATCAGGGAGGTTCAATACCCTGAATGGCTAGAAAATGTTGTAATGGTACCAAAGGCCAACGAAAAATGGCGGATGTGCATTGACTTTACCAGTTTGAACAAGGCCTGCCCTAAAGATTCCTACCCACTCCCCCGAATAGACAGGCTGGTTGACAACACCTCCGGGTATGATGTATTGAGCTTCTTGGATGCGTTCTCAGGTTACCACCAGATCAGCATGTACCCGCTTGATGCGGAGAAAACAGCTTTTATAATAGAAAAAGGGACGTACTGTTACCAGGTAATGCCCTTCGGCTTAAAGAATGCGGGGGCCACATATTAGAGGATGGTCAACAAAATGTTCAAAGAATTATTAAGGGGGGTGATGGAGGCATACGTGGATGACATGATAGTGAAGAGAAGGCAAGGTGAGTCTCATTCCAGTCAACTTGAGAAAGTCTTCGCGATATTTAGAAAGAATAACATGCGCCTGAACCCGGATAAATGTACGTTCAGAGTAAAGTTGGGAAAATTTCTTGGATATATGATCACTCATAGAGGGATAGAGGCCAACCCTGAAAAAGTGCAAGCGGTAATTGACATGCAGCCCCCATCATCTGTAAAAGAAGTTCAGAGATTGAACGGTCGATTGACGGCCTTGGGCAGATTCCTCTCCAAGCAAGCTGACGCAGCCTCCCTTTCTGCAAAGCTTTAAAGGGAGGAAAGAGTTTTTAGTGGACTCCTGAGTGCGAGAAAGCTTTCCAAGGGTTGAAAGCATATCTAAAGGAGATTCCTCTATTGACACGGCCGAAAGTCGGAGAAAAATTATGCCTATACCTTGGGATCAGCCATCAGGCGGTGAGTGTCATTCTTGTCAGACAACTCGGCCAGATTGATAGCCCGGTATATTACGTAAGCAAAGTGTTACAGGGGCCCGAGGTGCAGTATCCCCACGCTGAAAGGGTGGCTTTGGCCTTGGTAATGGAAGCAAGAAAACTGAGACCCTACTTTCAAGCCCACGCTGTAACAGTATTGACAGATCAACCGTTAAGACAGATTCTACAGAGGCCAGAGTGTTCAGGAAGACTGACTAAGTGGGTAGTTGAGCTCAGCAAATACGATATTAGCCTCGAGCCTAGGAAGGCAATAAAAGGgcaagcgttggcagacttcatagTGGAGTGCACTCACTCACCTGCGATAGAAAAAGCTTGCTCGGAAGCATGGATGTTGTTTGTGGACGGGGCATCTAACGCGAAAGGAAGCAAGGCGGGGGTTGTATTAATCTCCCCCGAAAAAGAGATGTTAGAGTACTCCCTACACTTCATCTTCCCTAGCTCGAACAGTATAGCGGAATATGAAGCATTGTTAGCTGGAATGAAGTTGGCAGAAAAATTGGAGGTGAAAAACTTGACGGCCCATAGCGACTCGCAATTAGTGGTACAACAGTTCCAAGGCACTTTTGAAGTAAGGGAACCACTATTGGCCCGTTATTTACAGAAGGTGAAGGAACTCGCTCCTAGATTCGAACGCTTTGAACTCATACAAATCAATAGGTCTCTTAACCACCACGCTGACGCACTGTCCAAACTGGCCTCCGCTCGAGACACCTCCGGACGATTGATTCACATGGAGGTCCTACAACGACCGAGTGTGGAAACAAGTGAAGAAGGTGTTCATTGCGTTGATATAGTTGACGATTGGAGAACACCGATACTGAAATATCTGCTTAACCAGGAGCTTCCAGCGGCGCCCTCGGAAGCAAGAAAGTTGAAGACCAAGAAAGCCCGCTTTACAGTCATCGGCCAAGAGCTGTATAAGAGAGAGTATTCAGTACCTTTACTCAAGTGCTTGGGGACACGGGAGGCAGATCAGGCCCTGGAAGAAGTTCACGAGGGAGACTGCAGTGAGCATCTCGGTGCCAGAGTGTTGGCTGGGAAAGTCCTACGAGcaggtttcttttggcccacccTAAAACAAGACGCAGCCCAGAAAGTGCAGACATGTGATAAATGCCAAAAGCACGGCCCTCTAACATTACGACCCCCGTCATCTATCCAACCGATATTTCAGCCGTTGCCGTTTGCACAATGGGGGCTAGACATCTTGGGCCCGTTCCCTATGGCGTCAGCACAAAGGAAATTCTTGTTGGTGGCCACGGAttacttcacaaagtgggttgAAGCTGAACCGTTAGCAACAATAACTGAGAAAAAGGTAGAGGGGGTGATATGGAAGGACATAATTTGCCGCTTCGGAATACCCCGTATTCTCAACACGGATCATGGAACGTAGTTTGATTCTAAAACCTTCAGGACCTTTTGTAAAAGATGGGGGATCAGTTTAAGGATGTCATCCGCGGCCTACCCACAGGCCAAAGGACAGGCAGAGGCAAGCAATAAAACTATTCTCCACGGGTTGAAGACTCGACTGGAATGAGCTAAAGGCAGATGGGCCGATGAACTCCTTAGCGTTTTGTGGGCTTACCGCACCACTAGTCGCGTATCTACGGGGGAGAGGCCATTCAGTTTGGTATATGGGACGGATGCCCTTATTCTAGTGGAAATAGACCTCGCATCGCCTCGAGTTGTGGCTTTCAATGAAGAGAGAAATCCAGACAATTTAAGGGAAAGCTTGGACCTGATAGATGAGTTGAGAGAGAAGGCAGCTGTGCAGTTAGTAGCATACCAGAGAAGAATCGCCAGCTATTATAATGCAAAAATCCGACCTCGAATGTTCCAAGAAGGGGATTTGGTGATCGGGAAAACAGTGATTACAACTGCCCACCAAGAGGAAGGAAAGCTCAGACCGAATTGGGAAGGGCCCTACAAGGTACAAAGAATGCTGGGGCCCAACACTTGTGTGCTGCAGACGTTGCAAGGAGAGATGATGAGCAAGACCTGGAATACCATTCACCTCAAGAGATACTTTACTGCCCAGACAATCGAGACCAGCGATAGAAGATTCGAGGCTGAAGACATGGAGATGCGTTCGTTGCAAGGGGCGCTACCTGGCTCCCCTGAGAACCGAAgttccttttaattttcttatgtaACAGTTcccctataaataaaagaatatccccatgtattcccgtggagtaggcaaaactataagccgaaccatgTAAGATCTCCTATGTCTTTAGCATCTGAATGTATGGTTAAAAATGGTACAGGTACGACGCCCCCAGCAAAGGTCCCAAACGAGGTTAGGGTAACACGGGGAAAATCAGGCGCACATGACCACATGCCGGGCCAGGGTCCACAGATGATCCAACGCTTGTACCCACAGACTCACCCAAATCACTTAactgagtccggtgctatgcatctaagctagacccgactcctcagACGAtttggcgcctaggtctcccggtaaAGTTTGGACACCTGGAAGGAACCCCAAACCGGATTGGTTATTGGCCCTAGATACGCTAAAGGTAGGCTGACTCTCTCGCTGGGGCAGAAGATGGTAAGACGATTATAAGATGGAATAAAGGACACCCACGCCGTGCAAAACCCAAGTCAGCCGATAAATATGAGGCGCCTGTGACCCCAGGCCGGATCAGGATCAACAGGGGCCAATGTCAATGCTCGTAGACTCACCTAGATCTCTtgactgagtccggtgctatgcatctaagctagacccgactcctcagATGATCCGgcacctaggtctcccggcaaaacTCGGTCACCTGGGAAGAATCCCTAACCAAGCCACTGGCCAAACCTAGCCCCCCGAAAACATACAA is a window of Diospyros lotus cultivar Yz01 chromosome 10, ASM1463336v1, whole genome shotgun sequence DNA encoding:
- the LOC127811099 gene encoding uncharacterized protein LOC127811099, translating into MEARKLRPYFQAHAVTVLTDQPLRQILQRPECSGRLTKWVVELSKYDISLEPRKAIKGQALADFIVECTHSPAIEKACSEAWMLFVDGASNAKGSKAGVVLISPEKEMLEYSLHFIFPSSNSIAEYEALLAGMKLAEKLEVKNLTAHSDSQLVVQQFQGTFEVREPLLARYLQKVKELAPRFERFELIQINRSLNHHADALSKLASARDTSGRLIHMEVLQRPSVETSEEGVHCVDIVDDWRTPILKYLLNQELPAAPSEARKLKTKKARFTVIGQELYKREYSVPLLKCLGTREADQALEEVHEGDCSEHLGARVLAGKVLRAGFFWPTLKQDAAQKVQTCDKCQKHGPLTLRPPSSIQPIFQPLPFAQWGLDILGPFPMASAQRKFLLVATDYFTKWVEAEPLATITEKKVEGVIWKDIICRFGIPRILNTDHGT